Genomic DNA from Epinephelus moara isolate mb chromosome 24, YSFRI_EMoa_1.0, whole genome shotgun sequence:
ATTGATTTTGTAGGTGGACCTCTCAGTTTCACCTCACACAGTAAATAATCAGGAATAATGCTCCAATAATAAAGTATATACAGTATCTAACATGTgacattctgcataatgagtactttaaTTTGTGATATTTGAGTACATGTTGTTGATAATACTTCTGtagttttatttaagtaaacATTTGAACATGCATGACTTTTACTTGCAATGAATAAGCTTTTTACAGGGTGACATTAGTACtagtttttagtattttttttctcagttttttcatATCCCAGCACTGACATCACTGTTGCAGCTCCTGATTAAATCCATGTATTTTGTCTCAACAAAGTTGCACTACAAGAGCTGTGGGGTGACACTGACAGTAAAATACGCCTCAGTTCAAAAACCTTTACGGACTGAGTCTTTGTTACACATACCACGGAAAATAGAAACCACTGCCAAGTCTATCAAACACTTTATCTGTAACAGTGCAAAGGTAGTGCAATATATGACACATTATACACAATTCCCTGGCAATGCTTAAGCACAATACATGGAGTGAACTGTTCCTGCAATGCACAGTCAGAAAGCAatcacaggacacaaacacagtagTGCAAAAACATTAGCAGCACCTTGATACAACACTGATGACTTGATGCAATAAATTAGTGCATTACATGAGATGCGAAATCGATATTAAGTTGCAAATAGCAAGATCTGTCTGTTGTAATAATGTCCAGCAGATACAGAGACAATCCTCCAGCAGGTCATTTGATTTTCTCTCTGATAATTGGCTTAATATCCTGCAAATCATCGGTTATTGTACCATTATTGTACTTTGTTTCCGGAGATGTGGGAGTCCTGGCAGTGCATGACACGCAGGGAATCAGCCGCACGGAAGTGTGTCTCTGGTGAACCGACTGTGCGTCTTATCCTTTCATCAGGTCCGAGTTATCGTGAGTCTCTTGCGGCGAGTCCGCTTCCACGGGTTTGCGATAAATGACTGCGCCTCTCAGGCCGGCCAGAGACAGCCGGGCCCGCATGTTGAGCCGATGAAGCTTCATTAGGAACTCATCATTTCCTACAATATAAATCAGCGGGTTTATTGCGCTGTTTAGACAAGCCAGGCATCTGCCGATCTGGTGCGCAATGTAGATGCCGCGGAAACTGGTGTAGCAAATCCCATCTAATTTTGAAATCCTGGTGCTCAGATTAACATTTCGAAACACGTGGTAGGGGATAAAACAGATGGAGAACAGCATCACCAGAATCACGACCAATTTCAAACACCGCTGCTTCAGCAGAGGGTTGATGTTGGCTTTTTTGGAGAGAACCACAACAACGTGTCCATAACACACCAAAATGATCAGCAGTGGTATGGCAAACCCTGTGACAGTCCAGCCGATGCTGTATGGCAGGTAGCGTCTAATCAGGTCGTCCGACGTGGTGTCGAAACATGAGTTTGGGTGTTTTAAGTCAGTCTTGTCGAAAAACAAATCAGGGAGGATCTGGATAATGACGAAAAGCCAGACCAGGGTGCTTATGGCCAGCGAGTGGCGGCTAGTGATTTTCCCCATCACTTTCATGGGGTGCACGATGCCCAGGTACCTGTAGATGCTGATACAGGTGAGGAAGCCGATGCTGCCATAAAGGTTAAGGTTGAAGCAGAAGCGGGTCACCTTGCAGAAAGGCTGGCCGAACGGCCAGTGGCTGCTGCGTGCGTAATAGTACACGAGGAACGGCAGGGTGAACAGGTACAGCAGGTCCGCCACCCCCAGGTTGAACATGAAGATGTTAATGCTTCCGATTTTGTTCCAGCTGTAGTACACACTCCTCAGCCCCCAGATGTTTGACAGCGTCCCGACAGCAAACACAGTGATGAAGACGGGCGGCAGAAAGGCGTGCGTAAAATCCAGGTTGATGCTCTCGCAGgtgatatttaaaaacatcTCTTCGGCTCTCGCTGGTTTAAAATGTCCCTTTTATCCAATCTGAACTTATccacaaaaataaatcagtaaccAGTGGCCCCGACTCACTCTTATCAAACATCTCCTCTGGAAACTACTTGTGCGTCGTGCAAAGCAATGCTTAAGTGAATACGAAAACAGGAAGATGCCCGCCCACTTCCTAGTCTAGTGGATGATGTGACACGCATGAAGAGGCATGCTGACATTCTTGAATATAgaaaacaaaactaacaaaTCAACATTACAGTCATTTACAGAGAACGAATCAAAGGATTTATTCCCGTAAAATGATTTACATCACTACCTGTCGTGACAGAATAGGTCGTACGTGCCCATAACTGTTTCATAAATTACTCGTTTATATTGAAAGATTAAAATTAAGCTCATAAAAAACCACGTGGGCTTATTACTGGCAAAATATCAGAATGAGTTACTGGGGATTTGGCCCTCGATGTTGCAGCACTCACACACTCCTTCCGTCTTGTCAAACACTGGTTATGTAATAACTTCAGAACAAGGTGGATATGTgtaaacatttaaatcaaatgCAGATAAATAAATGCCATTCCCATGCATACAAAATTAGAGTCAATTTgagttaacatttatttatcagtttAGCAGTGTTTTcaatgaaacaaacaacagtTCTCTTATTGAACGcaataaaatcaatcaaatctgaTCTTTTTGAGATAAATTGAAAATACATCCTAACATTTGCAAATGAATACTGTATAGTATTCAAAAAAGTGTACTAAGATATTTGaatttgtatattttaaaatatgcttATAATGTGTAATAATAACTATTTAATATAAATCTATTACCATCTAAAATTCTCAAATCAGTGTGCAGCTATCTGTTAGTTTTGTCCAACGTTTGGCTAACTCAGGTTAGCAGATCTTGGCACCAAGATAACTCTTACTGTACTGAAGGGGCTGAAGAAACAGCAAAGTGGATGTTTGCGTGTTCATTCTGGAGACATGAAAGCTAATGGGGGTTACGGTTCAATATCCAGGGCTCATTCTGAGTTGTATGCGTCTGCctggctgtcagtcagtgtcacTGTCAAGCAATGAGAACATCTCTATGGTGGCTGCTCTATGCAATACAGAGCAACAACAGCATTGTCCATTTAGTCTGGAGGTTGTTTTTATGAAATCAAAACTCAATCTGTATATTTTTCTTGTACcattcagggctggactggccatctggagtaCCAAGCACTTTCCAACTGGGCCAATGTGACCTTAGGGACAAcacaactgtctttttttttttttttgaccagcCAAAACACAGGTAGATCTGCCTATTGGTTTGTTTTCTTAATTGACACTGGGCTGACCCAATCACATCTTTAAACCCCTCCCTCTTTGGGCTCAGCAGAATCATTAAACAGCATctgccaaaaaaataaagaaaaacggcaagaaaatcaaccaaaaaaagGGAGATGCAGTGAAATTGCAGGCCAAACAAAGACTTTAATCTGTGCTATTCAGACCTTTTTAGTGACTAGTTGCTTAGAGAGTTTGGTCTCGCTCCGAAGTGgttgaaatccggcgcttgggcagtgacttgcagcgtcataaacaatgaaaaaaggcgtcctttaaagTCAGCATAATACGCTGCTGGTTGcggttatagtttaacggcacctgGCGACATCAGGGGGAAGTGCGGCGGGataaggatgaaagttaaggagGCTAAAATGTGagtggggtgggtgggagaggtggtggatgggtccaacaaacacagactttcacctgagagagtggtgttcgtgtcccaaaagattctaaagccaaatcctgttcttttttcctaaacctaaccttgtgattttgttgcctaaacccaaccatgtgtgtttgttgttgaagaaaaaaaaagtcaatttgcggtgttgtaccgacgtagtgcatttattttgaaagagactgtatgcaaacattgaatttctttatattcatgtaacaaatatacaaatgtcaattagatggtaatctgcatgagaaattcagaaaaagaaaatcggTTATGATAATTATCCGCTTATAGTGATCAATTTGACCCAGACGGAAGAGATCACTATAAGTGGTTTccactgtgtgtatatatatatatacacatatatatatagagatatatatatgtgtatatatatatatatacatattttctaTGCGGctattaaagtaaaaaatacagcgcacgtgtgtaaattaacagtccctttattccaaaagtcgtaaagaaagcaagggaagaaCATTCAATAAAGCCCTGGAGGGGGGGAGTGGATGCACCCAGTTAAAGAGTACCCACCCGGACGGGACGCTCTAAAACTAAAGCGAGCACGCCCgtaaggaggcagggatcatttcatcgGTCAACAATAAACCTGCcgttctattggttgggggattttgacagagttgttacacaaaaaaatccaagcacAAGGCAGAAAGCAGAGCCGAAATTCCACGAGCGCACAGAAGCAGCTTGAGCGCAAGGAGAAGAGCTGAAGctggagcaggaaatctgtgcaagcaacattgtatctgagtgcgagcacacagtttgagcagaaacagagtagatctaagcacaagcagaggctatttgagtgcgaggacagggttttgagggacaatattacaaaatctgaacGTCTGAAACAGATGTATCTAGTTTCGTATGTTAAaagagtataaatgagccttaagctGTTAACGCCTTCCATTCCCCAATgttgctctcctcaaagccaccagacttcactaaaaaaaaaaagtaactttgccaattgaacacaggagctgctggtttattggtgAATCAGAGCTAGCtcctttaaatgccaaagtcacacaatagcacaaactaactgatggaggcagcagtggacctgcagctcctgtgttctgcgctgttaaataactgtttttcttaacgcagtctggctttgaagagggcGATAGATTCCCGTCTGCAATTGCTGCCTAACTGCAagataaagcagtaaaaatactctcaatatagcttacacttaaactgatatgattttttaggtggctaaaatatgttttgtggctgaccctgtccacagcagtacattgatAAGCTTCCATGACGGTATTCCTGTCTGCGTCTCCAAACTAGAGgtgtgccaactgacatctcttgtatgtaatacactgataATAGATAGGTACCTCATATAACCCAACTTCagaagatccaaactatccctttacgCATGGTGGCCGCCACCTGTGTAGGGGTTGACATATTCACTAATCTCAGTATAAATTTGAGTTTGCCAAAGAATGGACAGGATTCATTCAAGATGGTGACATGAGAATTTGTGGGAACatagagatttaaaaaattatggTAAAATGTGAATGTGGTTACCTTTTGCTTGTTCAATAATCTATATAGAGATTACAGCATAGATTTTAGTACATATTTTCAAATGTGTGAGCTCATGTATTTGCACATCTGGATCCTTTATTCTCAAGTGCTATTGTTGAATGTCAGGTTTCCCATCCTGATTGTaatttttctgccattttgaaacACTGGCTCAACACCCATGTGTGGTCACTTTCCTCACAGATGGGACCGGCCCATCCTTCTTTTAGCTGGATGCACATGCACCTCACAGCCAGGGCAGGGCACTACGGGCAGCTGTGGCTGGGGACTGGCGGCAGTAGGAGATGCTGCAGGAGCAGGACTCAATCATCATCACCTGCTGCAGGGTGAGCATGCCTTGGGGGCACCGGAAAACCATCTGCACAGTCCTGGTGTGGGAGGGGCTGCAGCAGCGTCCCTCCAGACAGGTCAAGGCACAGAACCTGGGATGGTAGGCTCTGGTGCTCCAGCAGCCCTGATGTTCAAGCTGAATGGACAGAGGTGATATGTAGCTGCTCTCGCACACTCCCGAACCCTGGAATACACAGTGACAAGCAAAATTGTAGTAGTTATGTGATTATGTTTCCAGTGATGTGTAGTTATGTGTAGGTTGGAATGGGGACCATTCGTATCCTGGTTTATGGCAAAAAATTTGTAAAATGTGTTCTAACGTACTGGTAAAGGTATAATATTCCATTATATCACTTTTCATTAGAGTGTTATTGAAATCAAGCCTCACCCCTTTTCACCTCTAAGCCAATCACAAGCCACCAGCATATCTCAGCAGGCTCAGTCAAGAGAGTCTAACCGCAGACCTACTGCTTTGGGACCTCAGGTTAGCAGTTGAAAATGTTTACACTTTTTGTGTGGCATTTTTTTCACCAAGGGCAGAAGTTTTACAAAGTCAGATCCAACCTAATGTTCACATTAGTGGCCTTATCTTTACCCCATAGTGATAGTCCTGTTGTATCCCGTGATACCtctgtgtttcagttttttttttttcagaggatGAATTATAAAAGTTGGTGGTTGCTGGGCCTATACACCACCCCTTCCACCCACCCCACTTGGACCTCTGCTCCCTTAACTTAAGTTGTCCAGCCGCGTTTCATCCTGACATTGagtatcatgccaatgtgaaaggacagctttttagTCGGTGTCTGGCGCcaaaagtcactgaccaagtgtcgctattcgatgacttcagagtgagaccgggtgtctgacttctctccaatataatggaactagatggaactcggcttgtggtgctcaaaaaaatacatttgataaattcaacagcagattgattgattgattgattgattgattgattgattgattgattgattgattgattgaaagaaTATCGTTCCTACAGGaacctgctcacaacaaggtctgtgtgcaacaaagacattgctgctgagtttttcaaatgcataaGTGCCATGGGCTAAATGTATGAGCACCATCCActttcattatattggagagaaggcagacgtctctacagccaatatctccaacacttgatAACTCACAGCAAAACTTTCtaaattgataaacagcactacagccaagaggaaaaatatgtatatttgattttggggtgaactgtccctttaatgtaaaaaagaaagtcTGCTAACAGAGTGTGCACCTCAGGCCTTAGGACACTACTTTCTTCCCATAGGATTGAAGACCTGAGGTCCCCATGAGGTATACATTTGAACCCTTCTCATACTGGCTTGTGagactggatttttttttcacggcATTGATTTAGTGTTAAGATAGACTGCTGACTACTATGGTGATTTCATAATAACTCTGTCAGTATTGTTGTTCCATAGATGTTAACCAGGAGAATCAGATGCTGGTGAGAGTATAAAGATAGAGAGTTTTGGACCTTTCCTTGTGGCATTTTAGCTAACAGGAGCTAGCTGACAGTGACCTGACTTGTATTTAGTGACATTAATGATTGCTGCATTCTCACTGCAGTGTTCCACTGAGCCATGCCAGTGTGCCAAGCTTGGAATGCAGCTTTACATGTTATGGCAGTTCAGAAAACACCAGTATGATTAAGAACAATGTAGCAATTATAGTTCCAGGGCCCTAATGTGTATGCTGACtaacacagcagaaacaaacatgtttacagcctggtacaaaaacagttttggtctttatagctaatttcagcattcatgacaactgtattgGGGTGAATTATTTCATAAcccacccatttacattttattaaggcttacagTTACATATAAGGGTGTGGCCTCTTTGAGTTGTCTGTGAGGTGtcgctacagtctatgagtcagactGATCGCTCGCTCATCCACAGCTTCACCCTTTCCTCCAAATAtgttcacttctggctccaaaaattgAAGACGGTgacggctgaaatgccaaacttgagacTTCAAAACGGGAGTTCACATACCATACCAAGTCATGGTAGCtatgtctcttatttttatacaatGCTTATAACCTctacctgtgcttttcctgctatacGTCTAGAGGTgacaggtcattttatacacCTGCTAGCAACAGACAAAAGAGTGGTTTTATTGATACTGAGTTATTTAGAAATTAATATAATTTGGATAAATGCATGATATAAAAAtcctctgtgttgttttttaccattaATATATAATTAATGGTCAGTGGCTGATAGAGTAGATTTAAAATGGTGTTTTGGTTGCGCTTGGCTCGAGAGGCTGTTGTTATTGGGAAGGGATGGTACCTGGTCAAGAACAGGCTTTAAGTATTTCTAACATCTCTCTGAGATGATTCCCAAACATGAACACAGCACAACAAtaaccccttttacactgcctgttcaaggtgggaatatcACTTCATTATGTTGCCTTGCCATTCTGTATGAAAGGTATGATAGcggaattgtgtgtgtgtgtgtgtgagcacacgTGTGAGGTTTTGACGTTTTATGTGTAAGACCCTCCGTGGGAGAGTAGCTggtagcagctagcagctaactcagaagaataaaagtggctgaaaatgtcagcaaattgggaaaaaaattaaGTCCGGGAGCTCCTTATCCTCTGTAAATGAGTGTTGTTATCATATTATGTCATGGTTAAAGTTTAGGAAGTGTTGCTGACAtgtgtgttatatgtcacactagaggccgacacTGTTTCATTCTgtgatgccagcatgctgtctgaaatcacacacatttGTGGCATCATgccgctgttgtttggttctgtataaaaatgtaaaggcGGCATGAAGAAGGGAATTTGTAGCGGCTCTATAgtgccatctctgtgtaaaaagggctacagagATTGGTGACTGGCCTTACTctgcaaaccaaacaaaacatatttttggacCAAACAGTTCTGTGGACTCCCTGGTAGAAATAGATCACTGGGGAGCTCCCCTGGGAACAACATACCCTCAGGGGCTTTTACTCTGTTTACATTTGCACAGCCAGTAGGGTCACTGAGGTGACA
This window encodes:
- the LOC126385370 gene encoding P2Y purinoceptor 1-like; its protein translation is MFLNITCESINLDFTHAFLPPVFITVFAVGTLSNIWGLRSVYYSWNKIGSINIFMFNLGVADLLYLFTLPFLVYYYARSSHWPFGQPFCKVTRFCFNLNLYGSIGFLTCISIYRYLGIVHPMKVMGKITSRHSLAISTLVWLFVIIQILPDLFFDKTDLKHPNSCFDTTSDDLIRRYLPYSIGWTVTGFAIPLLIILVCYGHVVVVLSKKANINPLLKQRCLKLVVILVMLFSICFIPYHVFRNVNLSTRISKLDGICYTSFRGIYIAHQIGRCLACLNSAINPLIYIVGNDEFLMKLHRLNMRARLSLAGLRGAVIYRKPVEADSPQETHDNSDLMKG